The Humulus lupulus chromosome 4, drHumLupu1.1, whole genome shotgun sequence genome has a window encoding:
- the LOC133832225 gene encoding protein EXPORTIN 1A-like has protein sequence MRETLIYLSHLDHEDTEKLMLKKLSKKLSGEDWNWNNLNTLCWAIGSISGSMMEEQENRFLVMVIRDLLNLCELTKGKDNKAVIASNIMYVVGQYPRFLRAHWKFLKTVVNKLFEFMHETHPGVQDMACDTFLKIVQKCKRKFVIVQVTITLRNSHFLFEFRLLVI, from the exons ATGAGGGAGACTTTGATATATTTGTCACATCTTGATCACGAGGACACGGAAAAGCTG ATGCTAAAGAAGCTAAGCAAAAAATTAAGTGGCGAGGATTGGAATTGGAACAACTTAAACACATTATGTTGGGCAATAGGGTCTATATCTGGTTCGATGATGGAAGAACAG GAGAACAGATTTTTGGTTATGGTCATTCGTGACTTGCTGAATTTATGCGAACTCACGAAAGGGAAGGATAACAAAGCTGTCATCGCAAGTAACATTAT GTATGTTGTTGGACAGTACCCGAGGTTTCTAAGAGCTCACTGGAAGTTCCTAAAAACTGTTGTGAACAAATTGTTTGAGTTCATGCATGAGACACATCCTGGTGTTCAG GATATGGCCTGTGACACATTCTTGAAGATTGTTCAGAAGTGCAAACGGAAATTTGTAATTGTTCAGGTAACAATTACTTTGAGAAACtcacattttttatttgaattccGGCT GTTGGTCATATGA
- the LOC133832226 gene encoding large ribosomal subunit protein eL21x/eL21w-like yields MTSGKELTLNNVLYVPEIRKNLVSGSLLNKHGFCIVFESEKVVMTKSGMYVGRGYVTEGLFELNFDGAIHKGMPHKFYHGRTGRVWNITKHTIGVEVNKQVGNRIIKKRIHVRVEHVQPSRCTEEFRNRKLRNDKLKAEAKLKGEAISTKRQPEGPKPGFMVEGAQMETVTPIPYDVVNDLKGGY; encoded by the exons ATGACTTCTGGAAAGGAGCTGACTCTGAACAATGTGTTGTATGTACCAGAGATCCGTAAAAACCTAGTGTCTGGTTCACTGCTGAACAAACACGGATTCTGTATTGTATTTGAGTCAGAAAAAGTTGTTATGACCAAAAGTGGAATGTATGTGGGAAGGGGTTATGTAACTGAAGGGTTGTTTGAACTCaat TTTGACGGCGCCATTCACAAGGGTATGCCCCACAAGTTCTACCATGGTCGAACTGGGCGTGTCTGGAACATCACCAAGCACACTATTGGCGTGGAGGTTAACAAGCAGGTTGGGAACCGCATCATTAAGAAGAGGATTCATGTTCGTGTGGAGCATGTCCAACCCTCTAGATGCACTGAGGAGTTCAGAAATAGAAAGTTAAGGAATGATAAGCTCAAGGCCGAGGCCAAGTTGAAGGGTGAGGCCATCAGCACCAAGAGGCAGCCAGAGGGTCCTAAGCCAGGTTTCATGGTCGAAGGAGCTCAGATGGAAACTGTCACCCCCATTCCTTATGATGTTGTCAACGATCTCAAGGGTGGTTATTAG